One Egibacteraceae bacterium genomic window carries:
- a CDS encoding ABC transporter substrate-binding protein: MLVALLVSSLLLALSPTASTEETSRVTIGLNGFENNITPFTHSFGAFPNTHDLVHLVYDSLFWSQARDDPEPWLAESAEPSEDYTTWTVSLRDDVTWHDGTPFTADDVQFSMEYYVEHEADSGRYAHHVGDMPLYEDSEIIDDHTIRLDFAHPAGQFRIMPGADLPILPRHQWEDVAEPGAFTEELPVGTGPYRVAEIVSDQQYRFEANDDYFQGRPLVDELVMPIIQEPAAAFAALQTGDVDYVSQNVPTELIEAFDRADDIEVLRGTIFQSIQLYFNTPREPLDDPQLRKAIALAIDREEIVETVLLGNGEPGRDSYMHPESPWAIDEEIRQFDPDQARDLLDEAGYDQMNGDGIRLTPDGDPLAFTVLVSSFDPQGIRTSQIVAEQVSEVGIDLEVEALDPATIGQRRRAPEPGQEADFDIRVGGLEAHAHVDPDALYYFFHTPGERGFGETQTSYANPEFDEIVVRAGESGDLDERRELLAEAQRILAEDVPMIVVMYPDGIWAHRTDGYAGWIADFGHSPLTKRSFLAEYAGTGVGEGPLGTGVEEAARQPWVWVLVALLVIAVVVAAVFLRRRGADEYE, from the coding sequence ATGCTTGTCGCGCTCCTCGTCTCGAGTCTTCTGCTCGCGCTGTCCCCGACCGCGTCCACTGAGGAGACGTCACGGGTCACCATCGGCCTCAACGGCTTCGAGAACAACATCACCCCTTTCACGCATAGTTTCGGGGCGTTCCCGAACACCCACGACCTTGTCCACCTCGTCTACGACTCGCTGTTCTGGTCGCAGGCGCGCGACGACCCTGAGCCGTGGCTGGCCGAGTCGGCCGAGCCGTCGGAGGACTACACGACCTGGACGGTCAGCCTGCGTGACGATGTCACATGGCACGACGGCACGCCTTTCACCGCCGACGACGTGCAGTTCAGCATGGAGTACTACGTCGAGCACGAAGCCGACTCCGGCCGCTACGCCCACCACGTGGGGGACATGCCGCTGTACGAGGATTCGGAAATCATCGACGACCACACCATCCGCTTGGACTTCGCCCACCCTGCCGGGCAGTTCCGCATCATGCCCGGCGCGGACCTGCCGATCCTGCCGCGTCACCAATGGGAGGACGTCGCCGAGCCCGGTGCGTTCACAGAGGAGCTGCCCGTCGGCACCGGCCCGTACCGGGTCGCCGAAATCGTCTCCGACCAGCAGTACCGCTTTGAGGCCAATGACGACTACTTCCAGGGCCGCCCCCTCGTCGACGAACTTGTCATGCCGATCATCCAGGAGCCCGCAGCGGCGTTCGCGGCGCTGCAAACCGGCGACGTCGACTACGTCTCTCAGAACGTGCCGACCGAACTCATCGAGGCGTTCGACCGCGCCGACGACATAGAGGTGCTGCGCGGCACAATCTTCCAGTCCATCCAGCTGTACTTCAACACCCCCCGCGAGCCGCTCGACGACCCCCAGCTGCGCAAGGCGATCGCTCTGGCGATCGACCGGGAGGAGATCGTGGAGACGGTCCTCCTCGGCAACGGCGAGCCGGGCCGGGACAGTTACATGCACCCGGAGTCGCCTTGGGCGATCGACGAGGAGATCCGCCAGTTCGATCCGGACCAGGCTCGGGACTTGCTCGATGAAGCGGGCTACGACCAGATGAACGGGGACGGCATCAGACTCACGCCCGACGGCGATCCTCTCGCGTTCACCGTGCTCGTGTCCAGCTTTGACCCGCAGGGCATCCGGACCTCCCAGATCGTGGCCGAGCAGGTCAGTGAGGTCGGCATCGACCTGGAGGTCGAGGCGCTGGATCCGGCCACGATCGGACAGCGACGCCGCGCGCCGGAGCCGGGTCAGGAGGCCGACTTCGACATCCGTGTCGGCGGTCTGGAGGCGCACGCCCACGTGGATCCAGACGCCTTGTACTACTTCTTCCATACCCCCGGGGAGCGCGGCTTCGGCGAGACCCAGACCAGTTACGCCAATCCAGAGTTTGATGAGATCGTCGTCCGCGCCGGTGAAAGCGGCGACCTCGACGAGCGTCGCGAGTTGCTGGCGGAGGCTCAGCGCATTCTCGCCGAGGACGTTCCGATGATCGTGGTCATGTACCCGGATGGCATCTGGGCTCACCGCACCGATGGCTACGCAGGCTGGATCGCCGACTTCGGCCACAGCCCCCTGACGAAGCGGTCGTTTCTGGCCGAGTACGCCGGCACGGGCGTCGGCGAGGGGCCGCTGGGCACCGGAGTTGAAGAGGCGGCTCGGCAGCCCTGGGTCTGGGTTCTTGTTGCCCTGCTGGTCATAGCGGTTGTCGTCGCCGCGGTGTTCCTGCGTCGCAGGGGCGCGGATGAATATGAATAG
- a CDS encoding ABC transporter permease, whose translation MLFAAAALNFALPRLAPGDVTDYLIPPEQAGAITAEQRERILARYGLDEPLPVQFREYLAGLVRGDLLISARYSRPVTDIVLERLPWTLLLVGTSTLLAVAVGTAAGFRSAWKRGRATDVSTMSTFMLIDSMPPFFVGLLLILVFSVHLGWFPIFGAVPTLPTEGVELVVEVARRLILPALSLTAAMLGTIYLVARPALVSELREDYVLMAQAKGLTKRQVRRHAERNALLPVTTMALINLGTVVGGATVIETVFSYPGLGRLLYESVLARDYPVLQGTFFVLAVTVLAANFVADLLYPLLDPRVRRPFASP comes from the coding sequence GTGCTGTTCGCCGCCGCGGCGTTGAACTTCGCCCTTCCCCGCCTTGCACCGGGGGACGTGACGGACTATCTCATCCCTCCCGAACAGGCCGGGGCCATCACCGCCGAGCAACGCGAGCGCATCCTGGCCCGCTACGGGCTCGACGAGCCGCTGCCGGTGCAGTTCCGGGAGTACTTGGCCGGCCTGGTCCGCGGCGATCTGCTCATCTCGGCCCGCTACTCCCGGCCGGTCACCGACATCGTCTTGGAACGTTTGCCGTGGACCTTGCTGCTCGTCGGCACCTCGACGCTGTTGGCGGTGGCGGTCGGCACCGCCGCCGGGTTCCGCTCGGCGTGGAAGCGCGGCCGGGCCACCGACGTGTCGACCATGAGCACGTTCATGCTCATAGACTCCATGCCCCCGTTCTTCGTCGGCCTGTTGCTCATCCTGGTGTTCTCCGTGCACCTCGGCTGGTTTCCTATCTTCGGGGCAGTGCCCACCCTGCCGACGGAGGGGGTGGAGCTTGTGGTTGAGGTCGCCCGGCGTCTGATCCTGCCGGCCCTCTCCTTGACCGCGGCGATGCTCGGCACCATCTACCTCGTCGCCCGGCCCGCCCTCGTGTCCGAGCTGCGCGAGGACTATGTCCTGATGGCTCAGGCCAAGGGCCTGACCAAACGGCAAGTCCGCCGCCACGCCGAACGCAACGCGCTGCTGCCGGTGACGACAATGGCGCTGATCAACCTGGGCACAGTCGTCGGCGGCGCGACCGTGATCGAGACGGTGTTCTCCTATCCAGGTCTGGGCCGGCTGCTGTATGAAAGCGTCCTCGCCCGCGACTACCCAGTGCTGCAGGGAACGTTCTTCGTCCTGGCCGTCACCGTGCTGGCGGCCAACTTCGTCGCCGACCTGCTTTACCCGCTGCTGGACCCGCGGGTGCGGAGGCCGTTCGCGAGCCCATGA
- a CDS encoding ABC transporter ATP-binding protein, with amino-acid sequence MIDTVVEFRHVTKKFRSRQGLLGGRVEATALRGVSLSVGEGEILALVGESGAGKSTAGRVALGLERPDDGQVLFEGSDLTTLGARQRRALRRRTHFILQDPYQSLHPAMTVGRLVTEPLAIADVPRRRRRERVEQALEEVRLTPAAEFLARYPHQLSGGQRQRVAFARALVGEPRLVVADEPVSMLDVSLQAGILELIERMRAGRAIIFVTHDLAVARHVADRIAVIYAGSLVELGNAEDVVDGPLHPYTGALLAAAEQLAAPPEDPGPFPPGGQPCQLYGRCDPGRPECVDAEPTLVETRRAHHCAWHVADGGGSDHEQGD; translated from the coding sequence ATGATCGACACCGTCGTGGAGTTCCGCCATGTCACGAAGAAGTTCAGGTCGCGACAGGGCCTGCTAGGGGGCCGCGTCGAAGCTACGGCCCTGCGTGGGGTCAGCCTCTCCGTGGGCGAGGGCGAGATTCTGGCCCTTGTCGGGGAAAGCGGGGCGGGCAAATCCACCGCTGGACGCGTCGCCCTAGGCCTGGAGCGGCCCGACGACGGGCAAGTGCTGTTCGAAGGCAGCGACCTAACCACGCTCGGTGCGCGGCAACGCCGGGCACTGCGCCGTCGCACGCACTTCATCCTCCAAGACCCCTACCAGTCGTTGCATCCGGCCATGACCGTCGGACGGCTCGTCACTGAGCCGCTCGCGATCGCTGACGTCCCCCGCCGGCGCAGGCGCGAGCGGGTCGAGCAGGCCCTTGAGGAGGTCCGGCTGACCCCAGCCGCCGAGTTCCTCGCCCGCTACCCCCACCAACTGTCCGGCGGTCAGCGCCAGCGGGTAGCCTTCGCCCGGGCGCTCGTCGGCGAGCCGCGCCTGGTTGTCGCCGACGAGCCGGTTTCGATGCTGGACGTATCGTTGCAAGCGGGAATCCTCGAACTCATCGAGCGCATGCGCGCTGGCCGCGCAATCATCTTCGTCACCCACGACCTAGCCGTCGCCCGACACGTCGCCGACCGCATCGCTGTCATCTACGCCGGCAGCCTCGTCGAACTGGGTAATGCTGAGGACGTCGTCGACGGGCCGCTGCACCCGTACACGGGCGCGCTCCTGGCTGCCGCCGAACAACTCGCCGCCCCACCCGAGGACCCGGGCCCGTTCCCGCCCGGTGGGCAGCCGTGCCAGCTGTACGGACGCTGCGATCCGGGCCGCCCGGAGTGCGTCGACGCTGAGCCGACGCTCGTCGAGACACGCCGCGCCCACCACTGCGCCTGGCACGTGGCCGACGGGGGCGGGTCCGACCATGAGCAGGGAGATTGA
- a CDS encoding dipeptide/oligopeptide/nickel ABC transporter permease/ATP-binding protein, giving the protein MTTQETAPQTVEPRRPPRRERTTGGVLGSAGAAILVMLFAAAAAAPALTRYGPQERAGLPNRRPSAEHLLGTNDVGHDLFAQLVFGARVSLTIGLLAALFALAVGLTVALLAGYLGGTVDAALMRAVDLTLAFPFIPLVLVVAAFLGRGLFMTVFVIGAVIWAQPARVLRSQVLKVLKYEHVQAAQAMGASTLRILAVHILPRTAPLAAAQFVRSANVAIMIEASLSFLGLGDPQRISWGSMLFFANAHNAIVTEAWRWWIVPPGLALTATVVGFAFVGYSFEEWGDRRLTGGSGSVRRRRWAAEHAARGPAAPADPQVVLDIRDLHVHYDTPDGAVRAVDGISLTVGRGRLVGLVGESGCGKTTLAMALPGLIPHPGAIVGGTVVLDGHQLTAMRPGEVGRLRGRVVSLVPQSAMNALNPAYTVRRQIAEAAALTREPDDAAARADELIELVGLSAAKATAYPHELSGGMKQRVVIAMAIANEPALVVADEPLTGLDVLTQARIVRLLLELQERLDVAILLVSHDLPLVGQVVDDLLVMYAGRIVEDGPAKEVVADPRHPYTRQLLKARPQLRGADRDIAPIPGLPPDLRRPPTGCRFHPRCAEAFDDCQRVDPDEYEAKPGHCSACLLERP; this is encoded by the coding sequence ATGACGACCCAGGAAACCGCCCCGCAGACCGTCGAGCCGCGGCGACCCCCTCGGCGTGAGCGGACCACCGGGGGCGTGCTCGGCAGCGCCGGTGCAGCAATCCTGGTCATGCTGTTCGCCGCGGCGGCCGCCGCCCCGGCGCTGACACGCTATGGCCCGCAGGAACGCGCCGGTCTGCCGAACCGGCGCCCAAGCGCCGAGCACCTGCTGGGCACGAACGACGTCGGCCACGACCTGTTTGCCCAACTCGTGTTCGGCGCACGGGTGTCGCTGACGATCGGCCTGCTCGCCGCTCTGTTCGCCCTCGCGGTTGGCTTGACCGTTGCCTTGCTTGCCGGCTACCTCGGCGGAACGGTCGATGCCGCGCTCATGCGCGCGGTCGACCTGACGCTGGCCTTTCCCTTCATCCCGCTCGTGCTTGTCGTCGCCGCCTTCCTCGGCCGCGGGCTGTTCATGACGGTGTTCGTCATAGGCGCGGTTATCTGGGCGCAGCCAGCCCGGGTGCTGCGTTCGCAGGTGCTCAAGGTGTTGAAGTACGAACACGTTCAGGCGGCCCAGGCGATGGGTGCGTCCACCCTGCGGATACTGGCCGTCCACATCCTGCCGCGCACCGCGCCGCTGGCGGCCGCGCAGTTCGTCCGCTCGGCCAACGTCGCGATCATGATCGAAGCCAGCCTGTCGTTTCTGGGGCTTGGCGATCCCCAGCGCATCAGCTGGGGCAGCATGCTGTTCTTCGCCAACGCCCACAACGCTATCGTCACGGAGGCGTGGAGATGGTGGATCGTACCGCCGGGGTTGGCGCTGACGGCGACCGTCGTCGGTTTTGCCTTCGTGGGTTACTCCTTCGAGGAATGGGGGGATCGCCGGCTCACCGGCGGCTCGGGGTCGGTCCGCCGTCGCCGCTGGGCCGCTGAGCACGCAGCGCGGGGCCCGGCGGCGCCTGCCGATCCGCAGGTAGTGCTTGACATTCGGGACCTCCACGTCCACTACGACACTCCCGATGGAGCGGTGCGGGCTGTCGACGGAATCAGCCTTACCGTGGGCCGCGGCAGGCTCGTGGGGCTCGTCGGGGAATCGGGCTGCGGCAAGACGACGTTGGCGATGGCCCTGCCTGGGCTCATCCCGCATCCGGGGGCGATCGTGGGAGGCACCGTCGTGCTGGACGGCCATCAGCTGACGGCCATGCGCCCCGGTGAGGTCGGCAGGTTGCGCGGCCGGGTCGTCAGCCTCGTGCCGCAGAGCGCGATGAACGCCCTCAACCCGGCCTACACCGTGCGCCGTCAGATCGCCGAGGCAGCTGCTCTGACCCGCGAGCCGGACGACGCCGCAGCTCGGGCCGACGAGTTGATCGAGCTCGTCGGGCTGTCCGCGGCCAAGGCGACCGCCTATCCGCACGAGCTGAGCGGCGGCATGAAGCAGAGGGTCGTGATCGCGATGGCTATCGCGAACGAGCCGGCTCTGGTCGTCGCCGACGAGCCGCTGACTGGCCTCGACGTCCTCACCCAGGCGCGCATAGTCCGTCTGCTCCTCGAGCTCCAGGAGCGCCTTGACGTCGCCATCCTGCTTGTGTCCCACGACCTGCCGCTGGTGGGGCAGGTCGTCGATGACCTGCTTGTCATGTACGCCGGGCGCATCGTGGAAGACGGGCCGGCCAAGGAGGTCGTCGCCGACCCCCGCCATCCGTACACCCGTCAGCTGCTCAAGGCCCGCCCGCAACTGCGCGGGGCGGACCGGGACATCGCCCCAATTCCCGGCCTGCCCCCAGACCTGCGCCGGCCGCCGACTGGATGCCGCTTCCATCCCCGCTGCGCCGAGGCGTTCGACGATTGCCAGCGTGTCGACCCCGACGAGTACGAGGCCAAGCCAGGTCATTGCTCTGCCTGCCTGTTGGAGCGGCCATGA
- a CDS encoding AAA family ATPase has protein sequence MSMAAAVCYRPDGSDATLAFRLRAGAYNDKSLIGLLEELHRHLNGDKVTLIWDGLPSHRSKRMNAWVASQRRWLVVERLPAYGHEPNRSNRCWATSRAGLIIKERDYFDTVSSPCQVGRVSVDRVAPRRRTDLRRLRRLPVEPASSVVNVIGGFRPYDSGVTAMLCPVVVGRDAQLQRLTARLEEAAGGRGGVLGLLGEAGTGKSRLVREARAEAHARGLLVLTGRAVARATPTPLRPLAEAVQSGFRDAEPPGEPSLAPFLPALAQLHPGWSAAGAAPGTGIVLAEALVRLLSSAGRGRGCLLELEDLHWADPDTLEILGYLADHLDDAPVLVLASARSAEGTAGERVLRAIAQRQAAELLETARLGPADVEAMVAACLGADVDRHVTELVEGRAEGVPLFVEELLAAFVGMGALRADEGVWRVVGRLDASGAVPTTFAETVESRLAAMPPPARDVLAAAAALGRRFDWRLLPAATELAEPRVLDALHDAVAVQLLEAQGDGFRFRHALGRDVVLAGLLPPARAEVARRCLSALEQAHPNLPDEWCEVAAGLAVQAGDVAGAVGLLLESARRALRHGAVRSAAQTADRARELAGGDAQLRLAVDEAAGEAAAFAGDLDTATALLGEVLAALARTASNVGRRARLHLALARAAVAAGRWTVAEHHVDAGTALAGAQGDRGALAEALALGSQVALAQDRLADAERLAREAVAHGEAGGAPGAVCEAHEVLGRCARLHDLEIAEEHFQAARRTAEAHGLRLWRARALHELGTIDLFTTLRTDRLEEARQAAVDAGAVSTVALADLHLTSVALAHWRAADAFEAINRCLALARPLRLDTCGMALIHLACAHAAVGDEPAMEAAVAEALDVAGDSLDVVAGVPGRARSMLALRRGDFVAARRYLEEAVDLLRRAPRFFPFLGVWALLATVQDERSGQQARAHAAAAPGASYDVITWHLALGEAVDLGRAGRRVEAEKLWAERMVNPPPVTRLGPWLAIAQLVVAGPAARDGWGDPERWLRAAHADFQERDMTELASACRAALRDIGAPAPRPTRAAADVPAALREHGVTPREAEVLELVRQGMTNREIGARLHLSPRTVDRHVASLLAKTGAADRRALSRMAGA, from the coding sequence CTGTCGATGGCCGCCGCCGTCTGCTACCGGCCCGACGGCAGCGACGCCACCCTGGCGTTCCGGCTGCGTGCCGGCGCCTACAACGACAAGAGCCTGATCGGCTTACTGGAGGAGCTGCACCGTCACCTGAACGGCGACAAGGTCACCCTGATCTGGGACGGACTGCCGTCGCACCGCAGCAAACGCATGAACGCGTGGGTCGCCTCCCAGCGCCGATGGCTGGTGGTCGAGCGCCTGCCCGCCTACGGCCACGAGCCCAACAGGTCGAACCGCTGTTGGGCAACCTCAAGAGCCGGCCTCATCATCAAGGAGCGCGACTACTTCGACACCGTGTCGTCGCCATGCCAGGTGGGGCGGGTTTCAGTGGACCGTGTCGCACCTCGCCGGCGCACCGACCTCCGTCGGCTTCGCCGGCTCCCGGTCGAGCCGGCCTCCTCGGTCGTCAACGTCATCGGCGGATTCCGACCGTACGATTCGGGCGTGACCGCCATGCTCTGCCCCGTCGTCGTCGGGCGTGACGCGCAGCTCCAGCGGTTGACCGCGCGGCTGGAGGAGGCTGCAGGGGGACGGGGCGGCGTCCTTGGGCTGCTCGGCGAGGCCGGAACCGGCAAGTCACGGCTGGTGAGGGAGGCACGCGCCGAGGCGCACGCGCGTGGCCTGCTGGTCTTGACCGGTCGGGCGGTTGCCCGAGCGACGCCGACGCCGCTGCGGCCCCTCGCCGAAGCGGTGCAGTCCGGTTTCCGCGACGCGGAGCCGCCGGGCGAACCGTCGCTCGCCCCGTTCCTGCCCGCGCTCGCCCAGCTCCACCCGGGCTGGTCCGCCGCCGGGGCGGCGCCCGGAACCGGCATCGTGCTCGCCGAGGCGCTCGTGCGGCTCCTGTCGAGCGCCGGCCGGGGACGCGGCTGCCTCCTGGAGCTGGAGGACCTCCACTGGGCCGACCCCGACACCCTGGAGATCCTCGGGTACCTCGCCGACCATCTCGACGACGCACCCGTCCTGGTGCTCGCCTCCGCGCGCAGCGCGGAGGGCACCGCAGGCGAGCGCGTGTTGCGCGCTATCGCCCAGCGGCAAGCCGCCGAGCTGCTGGAGACCGCCCGTCTCGGACCCGCGGATGTCGAGGCGATGGTTGCCGCCTGCCTCGGCGCCGACGTGGACCGGCACGTCACCGAGCTCGTGGAGGGTCGAGCCGAAGGGGTCCCGCTGTTCGTCGAGGAGCTCCTCGCCGCCTTCGTCGGGATGGGCGCGCTGCGCGCCGACGAGGGGGTCTGGCGGGTGGTGGGGCGGTTGGACGCAAGCGGCGCCGTCCCGACGACCTTCGCCGAGACCGTCGAGTCGCGCCTGGCCGCCATGCCACCCCCGGCACGCGACGTGCTCGCGGCTGCCGCGGCCCTGGGCCGGCGGTTCGACTGGCGGCTTCTGCCCGCCGCCACCGAGCTCGCCGAGCCGCGCGTGCTCGACGCGCTGCACGATGCGGTCGCCGTCCAGCTGCTCGAGGCGCAGGGCGACGGCTTCCGGTTCCGCCACGCGCTGGGGCGTGACGTGGTCCTCGCCGGGCTGCTGCCGCCGGCGCGCGCCGAGGTCGCGCGGCGCTGCCTGTCCGCGCTCGAGCAGGCGCATCCGAACCTGCCCGACGAGTGGTGCGAGGTCGCGGCAGGCCTGGCCGTGCAGGCCGGCGACGTCGCCGGCGCCGTCGGGCTGCTGCTCGAGTCGGCCCGGCGCGCGCTGCGCCACGGCGCCGTGCGCAGCGCAGCCCAGACGGCCGACCGCGCGCGGGAGCTGGCCGGCGGCGACGCGCAGCTGCGCTTGGCCGTCGACGAGGCGGCTGGTGAGGCCGCCGCCTTCGCCGGTGATCTGGACACCGCGACGGCGCTGCTCGGTGAGGTCCTCGCCGCGCTGGCGCGGACCGCGTCGAACGTCGGCCGCCGCGCGCGGCTGCATCTCGCCCTCGCACGCGCCGCTGTCGCTGCCGGGCGCTGGACGGTGGCGGAGCATCACGTCGACGCGGGCACGGCTCTGGCCGGCGCGCAGGGCGACCGCGGCGCCCTCGCCGAGGCGCTCGCCCTCGGATCACAGGTCGCCTTGGCGCAGGACAGGCTCGCGGACGCCGAGCGCCTGGCACGCGAGGCGGTCGCGCACGGTGAAGCCGGGGGGGCGCCGGGCGCGGTGTGCGAGGCGCACGAGGTCCTGGGCCGCTGCGCGCGCCTGCACGACCTGGAGATCGCGGAGGAACACTTCCAGGCCGCCCGGCGCACCGCCGAGGCCCACGGTCTACGGCTGTGGCGTGCGCGCGCCCTGCACGAGCTGGGCACCATCGACCTGTTCACCACGCTGCGCACCGACCGCCTCGAGGAGGCGCGGCAGGCGGCGGTCGATGCGGGCGCCGTGAGCACCGTGGCCCTGGCCGACCTGCATCTGACCTCGGTCGCGCTGGCGCACTGGCGCGCCGCCGACGCCTTCGAGGCGATCAACCGCTGCCTCGCCCTGGCGCGGCCGCTGCGGCTGGACACCTGCGGCATGGCGCTCATCCACCTCGCCTGCGCCCACGCCGCCGTCGGCGACGAACCGGCCATGGAGGCCGCCGTCGCCGAGGCGCTCGACGTCGCGGGTGACAGCCTGGACGTCGTTGCCGGCGTGCCGGGGCGCGCGCGCAGCATGCTGGCGCTTCGTCGGGGCGACTTCGTCGCGGCCCGGCGCTATCTGGAGGAGGCCGTCGATCTGCTGCGGCGGGCGCCCCGCTTCTTCCCCTTCCTCGGCGTCTGGGCGCTGCTCGCCACCGTCCAGGACGAGCGGTCAGGCCAGCAGGCGCGCGCCCACGCCGCAGCCGCACCGGGAGCGTCCTACGACGTCATCACCTGGCATCTGGCGCTCGGCGAGGCCGTGGACCTCGGCCGCGCCGGCCGCCGCGTGGAGGCCGAGAAGCTGTGGGCCGAGCGCATGGTGAACCCGCCACCGGTCACCCGGCTGGGTCCCTGGCTCGCCATCGCGCAGCTCGTCGTCGCCGGACCGGCCGCCCGGGACGGTTGGGGCGACCCCGAGCGCTGGCTGCGTGCCGCGCACGCCGACTTCCAGGAGCGCGACATGACCGAGCTCGCCTCGGCCTGCCGGGCGGCGTTGCGCGATATCGGTGCCCCGGCGCCCCGACCCACCCGCGCCGCGGCGGATGTCCCTGCGGCGCTGCGGGAGCACGGCGTCACCCCGCGGGAGGCCGAGGTCCTGGAGCTGGTCCGCCAGGGCATGACCAACCGGGAGATCGGCGCGCGGCTGCACCTGTCGCCTCGCACGGTGGACCGCCACGTCGCCAGCCTGCTGGCCAAGACCGGTGCCGCCGACCGCAGGGCGCTGTCGCGCATGGCGGGTGCGTAG